The DNA segment ACGATGATTCCCGAAAAATCTTTCACGACGTATCAACACGCCGCCGATTACATTCTGGCTCGCCTGCCCCATCCGGTAGACGTTGCCATCGTCCTCGGCACAGGTTTGGGCACACTGCTCGATGCCATGGATGACAAAGTGGAAATTCCCTATCGAGATATTCCCGGCTTCTTACTCGCAACAGCTCCGAACCATCCGGGCAAGTTCATCGCCGGAAAGCTTGCCGGGCGATATGTCATCTGTATGTCCGGACGATTTCACTACTATGAGGGCTATGACTACAGCGATCTTGCCACGCCGGTCTATGTCCTCAAACTCCTCGGCGTCACCACACTGATTTTAACCAACGCCGCCGGAGCCATTAACTACAACATTCATCCCGGCGATATCTGTGTTATCACCGACCATCTGAACTTCGCCACCGTCTCGCCAACTCGCGGCAACAATTTAGATGCCTTCGGACCGCGATTCTATCCCATCGATAATCTCTATGACAGAGATCTGCGCCGACTTGCCATGGACTGCGCCGTCCAACTCGGTTTTTCCCTCAAAGAAGGGGTGTACTTTTATACCGTCGGTCCTTTCTTTGAAACCCCTTCAGAAATTCGAGCCATGCGTCTGCTGGGCGCAGACCTGGTCGGGATGAGCACCATCACCGAATCGCTTACCGCCGGTCACTGCGGCGTAAAAGTGCTGGGACTGTCGCTTGCCACCAACTACAGCTCAGATCGTATCGAGGGCATGGATGGCAGCGAAGTAGAAGACGTCGCCGAACGTGCCTCAGCACAATTTAGACAGCTCATTCTTAAAATTCTAAGCGCTATGGAGTAACTCATGATACGACAGGACTATGACCTACCCTTTATGCTGCGCTATAACAACGTGGCATGGTACGAATCCGGACAAGTAAAAATATTGGATCGCCGTATTTATCCCCAAGAAGTGCGCTTTGTCACGTGCACCACACACCGTGAGGTCGCTCAGGCCATTGCAGATATGGTCACTCAAAGTGCCGGCCCCTACACGGCCGCCGGTATGGGGATGGCCCTTGCAGCCTTTGAAGCGCGGGACATGGACGACGAAGCGATGTACCGCTACCTGGAAGCAGCCTCAGAGACCATTTCTCATGCACGTCCCACAACAGCGAACCGCATGGGACAAATCACACGCGCCTGTCTTGACGTAGCAAAAACAGCTCGTGCAAAGGGCCAAGCCGTCGATGTTGCGATTTTTGAGTCCACCGTCGACGCTTTAAATCGCCGTTACAGCATAATGGAAAAAGTAGGCAAACATCTCTGCGGACTCATTCCACACCACGGCCGAGTGTTGACTCAATGCTTCGGCGAAACCATTATCGGCATGATGCTACGGATTTTAAAACATGAGGGCAAAGACGTCGCCTTTTACTGCTGTGAAACACGTCCCTACTATCAAGGTGCCCGGCTCACTGCGACATGCTCTCAGCAGATGGGGTTTGAGACAACCGTCATCACTGATAACGCCGCGGCCTATGTGATGAAAACCATCGGCATTGATCTCTTCACCTCAGCTGCCGATACCATTGCCACAGACGGCCACATCGCGAACAAAATCGGCACTTATCAACTGGCCATCCTCGCCCAACACTTTCACATCCCCTACTATGTCACCGGCATTCCCGACAAAGACAAAGCGTCAGTTGCCGACATCACCATTGAAATGCGCAGTCCGTCCGATATGCTGGAAGGACGAACTCACACCGGCGTGAAGGGCCTCTACCCTGCTTTTGACATCACACCGCCAGAGCTGATTACCGGTGTTGTCACAGACAAAGGTGTGTATAAGGCCGACAGACTCGGCACCTACTTTGATACGACAACAGAGCAATTCTATTAGACTGTCTGATGGCCCTTGACACAACACGCCAAGCGTCCTTGACAGACGACAGACGATAGGCATTGACGCCGTCCCTCGTAGGACTCAGGGCATACATGCCAACACGGATCTCCATACAGCACGATTAAAAAATGTGCCGAAGATACAATGCAAGATCTCGATGTACACATACACAACCACCGTTGACACGGTGGTTTTTCTTTTTGCTTCAAATGATTATCTGTCATCCCAAGCGATGGTGGACGACACCATAAAAACCAATGTGGAATTCCATCACAAGTTGGGTCTTCGTCCTAAAATCGTACGAAAAGAAGCCGGAAACTGTTGCGATTGGTGCAAAGAAGTTGTAGGAACTTATGAGTACCCCGATGAGGTGCCGGACAATGTGTATAAACGGCACCGATTTTGCCGATGTACGGTGGAATGTAACCCGGGGGATGGCAGACTGCAGAACGTGCATACCAAAGAATAGATAGATCCACAAAAAGATGATAAAATAAAAAAAGAAAGAAAGCTGGGTTGGTTTTTGATTTACAACTTTTTGGAAACAAGGATGCGGAAAAGCAATCAAAGCAGCAACTGAGAAAAGGTATCAATTCTTATATTAAATAAATAGAAGTTCATAAAGATAAAATCAAACACCCTGAAAAATACGATGTTCAATGGAATAGAAAGACGGACAAACAGAAACAAGGGTTAATTAAGCATTGGAATAAAGAAATTAATATTTTTATCAGAAAAATAGTATATCATAGAATTAATTTTTTTAGGAGAGTGAGAATTATGAATAATAAATTTTTAAAGTTAGCTATTTTAACTATTTACCTTATAGGTTTTATTTTAATCATATTATCCAATATCTATAAAAATATAGGCTTAGCTAAAGTATCTATGGGATTTTACATTTTATTTGGATTAATTATTGTTTTTTCTTTTTTTAAAAAATAATTTA comes from the Peptoniphilus equinus genome and includes:
- a CDS encoding purine-nucleoside phosphorylase yields the protein MIPEKSFTTYQHAADYILARLPHPVDVAIVLGTGLGTLLDAMDDKVEIPYRDIPGFLLATAPNHPGKFIAGKLAGRYVICMSGRFHYYEGYDYSDLATPVYVLKLLGVTTLILTNAAGAINYNIHPGDICVITDHLNFATVSPTRGNNLDAFGPRFYPIDNLYDRDLRRLAMDCAVQLGFSLKEGVYFYTVGPFFETPSEIRAMRLLGADLVGMSTITESLTAGHCGVKVLGLSLATNYSSDRIEGMDGSEVEDVAERASAQFRQLILKILSAME
- a CDS encoding s-methyl-5-thioribose-1-phosphate isomerase, encoding MIRQDYDLPFMLRYNNVAWYESGQVKILDRRIYPQEVRFVTCTTHREVAQAIADMVTQSAGPYTAAGMGMALAAFEARDMDDEAMYRYLEAASETISHARPTTANRMGQITRACLDVAKTARAKGQAVDVAIFESTVDALNRRYSIMEKVGKHLCGLIPHHGRVLTQCFGETIIGMMLRILKHEGKDVAFYCCETRPYYQGARLTATCSQQMGFETTVITDNAAAYVMKTIGIDLFTSAADTIATDGHIANKIGTYQLAILAQHFHIPYYVTGIPDKDKASVADITIEMRSPSDMLEGRTHTGVKGLYPAFDITPPELITGVVTDKGVYKADRLGTYFDTTTEQFY